The segment ttttgacTTTAATTGAGAATTAAAATACTAGAGCTTACCTAATTTTACGACCTGGTCCTGTCTGTCAAGTTGACAGTCGATTTGCTCTTTGGCAAGTTCAAAGTCCTGAATCAAAGCCTCAGATGGCACAGATTCTGTGGAATCCAAACTGATCAAGTTTGGCTCTTCAAATGAGACCTCTCCAGAGAACTCAACACCTTTTTCTGGCTTATTAGACACTTCAGGATCTGCCACGACTTCGAGCTGTTCTGCTTGAACCTGGATGTAttaggaattatttaaaacaattgaaaatcaaatgataGGCATTCTATTGAGATCTGAATGAGTAATTTGACCTACCTTTTCAGCATTCAAAGTCTCCAACAATGGTTCTTGTTCTTTTTGTGCTTCAACAGACTTGCACGTGTCTGGCTCTTCAAAATGATCAGATTCTTTTGGTACCTTAAGAGATTCTGATTCCTGGGGTTCCTCAACAAGTTCAGGCTCTTTGTGCTCAAAAGCTGTAGGTGCAACCTCTGGGTCTACCAGTTGCACTAGTTCTTCATTGGTTTCCTCCTTAGCAGACTCCTCTTCAACAGCACCTGATTCTTGAGTGCAAGGTTCCTCTAGTTCTTTTTCAGGTGCTGAAGCTACGCCTGTTTGCTGCTGTTTTGGCTCATCAAGAGACTCTAGCGTTGCAGGTGCCTCCTCAACAACCTTTTCTTGTGGAGCTTCAAGAACAGCTACAGGTGTCTCCTGCCGAGTTTCGGAGACCAGTTGCTCTTCAACAGCTTTAGTATCCTGCGACTTTTCCTCCTTGATTTCAGCAGTTTCTGTTTGTATGGCAGAAAGTTCGTTGACCTCGAGCAAGTTTTCAGACGCCTGATCTGTGTCTGAAAGTGCAACGATCACTTCTGGTACAACCGCACAAGAAATGTCCTCTGTAGCAACGAGTAGAGCAAGTTCATCACTTGTCACTGCTGATTCTTCTGTTGGAAATTCTACTTTGCTCTGTTTCTCAGCTTGAGATTCGGCTTTGTTTTCTAGCTCTGGTTCTGTTTCAAGTTCAGTTTTGCCTGGTTCCTCAGCTTGAGGCTCTGCTCCACTTTCTAGTTCAGCTTGAGGTTCAACTTCACTCGCTAGCTCAGCTGAAAGTACCTTATTATCTAGCTCAAGGAATTCAGTTTGTCCTTCTTGCTTAGCTGCGGGTTCCTCGGGTTTGATTGGACTCTCTACTTGTTGCTTTCCCTCAACAGGAGATACGATGTGTTCCTCTTTCTTCTCTGGCTCTACAAGTTTCTCAGGCTCTGCAAGTTCCTCAGGCTCAGAGATTTCCTCGACAACAAGCTCAACAGTGCTGTGGCCGTCTTCTGGTTGCTTTACTGTTTGGCTTGTGTGCTGAATAACCTCAACTAAACTAGCACTGAATGAGATATCACTTATTGATTCATCAGACAGCACTGTGGTGCAAGCAACAGATGAAGTATCTTCAGAGTGAAAAGCAGGTGATTTCTTAGAAACGTTTGGACTGTTTAAGTAGAGATTGGAGAGTTTGTTGGTTAAAGCGTCCAAGCCTAGCGACTCGTTGAGCTTCACTCCATTCTCTTCTTGGTCCTCTGTCTTCACAGCCTCATCTGCACTTTCATAGTCAAGGCTGTCTGtatctgcaaaattaattaggttTATAGCCCATGCAGCAGCAGACTATACATACaaggaaaaatcaatatagATGACACGGaacctaaaataattttaaatgattaactCCTGTGATGAACAAGATTTGTTAACTGACCTTATAATCTCATTTTGTTGGCAGGTCAGTATGAATTGGAACAAACAATTCCTCAAGAGTATGTACGGGGCAAAATAGCAGCACCAAAATAAAGATCAATTTGAAACTATATTTGGCGATTTTATGAGCTATAATATATGGTTCATGCGGGACagcattcaatttattaaagtttgCTTTAGCCTAATTAAAGCAAGGAGTGCTAATTTGTAAGTCATTAACCGTTCATTTAAAATCAGGGacacattaaatttggtgaatgccgttaaaatattaagttttgaTTATTTGAATACTTCAAGATATGGTTGtatacaacaaaataaatattttccttgtctgaattttccaattttaaaaattttgaattaccTGCTGAGATTGGCCGGCTATGGTCTCCAGTTGCTGAGTTGAAGACCGCTTCAGATGCGGAGAGTGTGTTGAGACTGACAAAACTGGCCGAGTTGGTGTCTGTTAAAGCCTGCGACTGGTCTTCTTCCGCACTGCAATCaaccaaatttaataagaaactATTTACTGGGGGCAGGAGCGAATTAGTACCtgttttgagatttttcttcAGTTACAGCGAAATCTGGCTTTGGTGGTGTGCTAACAGGGTCTTCATTGAAGGATTTTGTTGTTACGGCTTCAATCGGTGAGCCCTGTCCACGCTCACAAAGATTTCCGTTCTGAAACACAAgatactaatttaaaatccaacaaaatattttacagattttaaatgatatttataAGTTACGATTTTTATGTTCGACTTTTACTTAAAAGAGCCTTCCCaccttatttttcttcaaccaaaaaaatatacagGTTGTgtacaaactaaaaaattcaataatactgataatttcaaaatagattGATCCTCAAGCCACCTTCATAGCAATgagaacaaaatttgcaataaagaGCGTAACAGAAAACCGATTTGAAACTGCATTAATTTCATGATAATGTGTACACgactgtattaaattatgctgcctTGTGCAGCTATGtataagcaccagccgttaattcttcGGAATTTGCTGGACTTCCaaagattacaaataaatattcttctttaaaaaaaaaaaaattcttgttaaTCAGATCTTCGTTATGAAAACTCTTTGAAAACGTagcttttttgagaaattgccAGCAATATTTCTGAGACGCGTGTGCAGTCTGCGACacttttttgttcttgctCATCTGCCATAAAGAGGAAAAGGCCGATCATAACTTGCCCTGCATGCTCAAGAGTGAGCAGCGAGAGCATTTCAAGAATTCATGATTAGGCAGAGGAGCTCATTCTCAAGGTTTACGAGGGCATTAAAACTATCAAATCTGCCAAACAGGCGCAAACAAGGCGTATTATTAGAGGAGGAAGTTTAGACGCAGTACCAACGCTGTCAACTGGCAAATTCAATGATAAAagagcagattaaaaatagcCTTGTTCTCTTTAATTCCCAGCTCAAGCGACAACTCACCTCACACccttctgaatttaatttgtgatcAAGACGCGCTCCCTAAATCGATCCTCCGATctttcagataaaaaaaacatgaaaccTTTGACCCAGTTGTGCTTAAGATTAAgccatttgcataattatccCTTGTACCTTAGTGGgtgttttgaaaagtttggtCAAGAAATCCATTTCCGAGCGTACAGACGAACAAAAATGAGCGGCTCGCGAGCCACACGTATGTACACGCAACACTCACTGACACAGACTGACCATCAGAGCGGCCTGAAATAAATCCACGAGCAAAGCAGCAGCTCACTAGAGCAATCTCGTGTCGGTTGAGCCGCACGACGACGGCGCACCAGCTACAGCCACACGTCACAATACGGTAGCGGATAGAAATGAGCCAAGAAGTGTGATGTTAAACTCAACACGGTTTAGCTTATCAGAGCTCATTATAGCTAATTGTCAGTCAGTCATCAAGCACCTTCAATTGATGGGTTTTTAACTTGAGAGTGAGAATAATGTCTATTTGCTTTGCTTTGAATACTCTGCCTTTTCAACGATTTTCGGTACTTGTAATGATAGAATTTGCGAGTTCTTGAAGAGATAAGATAAATAATGTTCTAGtttgtaagatttttttctattattagTTACAAAATTACCGAAAATCGTTGATATGGCAGAATGAGCTACATTGgtagaaaatttcaacttaaaatcTAACAGATCATATTTCAAATGAGGTTACTGCCCTAAAGAGAATTAGTTAAGCTGCGTTTTGATTATCACAAATTTTCCCAGCCCAGGAAACACCCACGGACGATTATGTCTTGTTTGATTTTATCTAGAGGACCCTGAGGAGAAATCGGTTGTTTTTTGCTGCACCAGTTTGCCCACGTGATACGACCACGCACCACTGTTCTCTTAAGCAACTGAGCAGCATCCATGAGCGTGCGACCTTTTTGGTCACCTTGGCCAAAGAAATTGAGTGAACGAGTAACTTAGAAATTTGCACCTAACACTAAACAACTCAACAAACTGTAGAATaacgtttcaaatttaaatgaaggaAGAATCTGTCAACTCGGTTTCAAAGACTCAATGTTGATCTAGACAaacgtgaaataaaaaagtaatatttaacTCTGCCACAAATTCTAAGACAAAAAGAGCAAactcgattttttgtttaaaatatattatagtgGAATTTCCAGAATTTAAGAGAAATTGAGGAATGAATAGATCAgtaaaaatcacgttttattTTGACTGCATTGAGAAATACGTGCGGCGTGCCGCGGAGCGACGACGTATAGACAGAGGGTATTGATCTAGCGGCTGTCGCGTCGGTTACTCGCAGTCAGTTTGAAAAGACCCAAACACACATGCCGCGAATGCCAATTGTGTATTGCCATATCCTAATCAGACCGACACCAAGTGCATTTCCTTTGTGACGACTGACTAACGGACGtggcaaatattgaaattttataatccaATGCGGGATTTAGATCTAGGATTATCGCCACTGAAATAAACCTGATCTAGATTAGAAAGGAAAAAGCGAATCGCACGGTGTATTGGaggatcaaatttaaaaccagaTTTGCCAGCATCAGATTAGAACGTGAGAAATCAACAGACGTGTGCAAATACAAATCACGAAAACTtataaactaaataataaactatataacttaaaattccaacgattaatttatttcttcgtgCTGAAAAAGATCAGGATACAAAATTGACTGTTGACTGGCGAAATGGCTCAATAGGCCCTGTTTAAAAAAGGGCAAGCCTTCTACATTAAATTCGTGACGTCGCAAATTATTGATTAGTCTGTGGCTGCGAAAGGAGCAAAGTGCGCAGTGAAACACCATTAGCAAGGTGCAAGAAGACTTTATCAAGGGCTAAGATGggtaaaatttacagcaagGTGGCTGGCTGCTGACATGAATTAACACCCTGTCAAGAAATTAAGGGTACGGAAAACTCACGAGGCAGTCCTTGCTGGCACGATGCAGAGCATTGCCCATTTTGGCTCGCGGGGTGCATCACACCTGGACCAATTAACGACAGGGAAAGGTGCATCTTCGGCGAACAGTTATTGAATCAGTGTGTCGGCACGGGGGTCAAGGACACCGAGGAGACACACGCCCACGCAGCACGGCAACGACTGACGACAGTGGCCTGGGCTGCGACGGACCCTGAGCACAATTTCGACGGGCGCATGCGTCCCCTCATGTGTTTCGGTTTGCTTTTTTTGCTAATGATGAATTTGCACAACTGTGTTGGCACATTTCAATACAGCgcctgtttatttaaaataaatcgttggATCTTGGAATTTGGGTTTCgtcaaaatattatacaaCCCGATAATTTAGTctaaatggattttttaattaaaagatctGGTTGTTAAAAAGATCTATATATAGTTCTTCAAGTCGCAAAAAACGTAACTCAAGGTCAACGCAGCTGAAAGACTGCTGTatcagataatattttattctgtcGTTGGAGTCAATTAGTGGACAATTAACTTCaagaaagttttcaaaatattatttagtgaATTAGAAAAACTGTTTGTTATACCTCGTACCACACGTCTAGAACACATAGTCTTTTTACCTTTTTGAATGTGGCTTTGGCTACTTTAATGCACCAGATGATAATAGTTGtgattattatatatatacaaaGCACAGCTAACATCTTTACACTCTCGTTCTGATAGGTGCTggcctgaaaaataatttgttttgtacaTACTGTTCGATTTAAAGCTTTGTTTCAAGTCAAGGCGTGgcacaaaacaataatttttatacgcGGGATTGGGACATTTCCCCTCTGTTAAGGTTGTCcataattccttttttttctttgaactgGAGTAAcctctatttttaaatccctttTTAATGAGGCACCGTTGATTTGTACTTCTCATTCGTTTGGACGTGCTATGTGATTTCACAACATTTTATTAGTTCCTAGATGGTAACAGGAAAGGAGAGAGAAACGTAAATAAACAAGCGGTTGCCTTCTTCTGCGGCTCAACCAACTTGGATCGTCCAGCGCCGgcgaaagataaataaattccgcCGCCCACGCATTCAAACGAGATCGTTTAAGTAACTTTGACATCTGTTTGCTTAAGGCGTTAAAATACCCCCGAATTTTCCACTAAAAGCCCGATTTAccgtgaaacaaaatttgcatgcataaTTTGCAGCGGCGtgttttttctcctttttttcatCACGCACTTGCTGTTTCTTCGTGCGAgaacaatgagaaaaaaataacgggACTCAATCCTTCAGCTTCCTCTCAACCGAATATCGCTCAGTCACAGCCTCCATTTCCTCTATTCGCAGCTCTACTCGGAGGATCTACAACGAAACCTGTATCCAGGTAAAAGTTGTACTTTCATTccaattcaaatcaaattgatcTATATCTTTAATGTCGTcatatattcaatttaaattaatacagaAGACCTGCGGCTTGtaaatgcttttaagtgatttACCTGGAAGGTCTCAGACcttcatttctaaaaaataataagccgCTAAAAGGGTGTAATTCGATTCACTATACGCCTTTGACCGAAGCTGTATAGTTATTTTGTAATAGACCGATCGAACGGCTGTGCGAAAAGGGCAAAAACCAGAGCGTCGGCGTTTATCTAGCCCCAGTAG is part of the Cloeon dipterum chromosome 1, ieCloDipt1.1, whole genome shotgun sequence genome and harbors:
- the tacc gene encoding transforming acidic coiled-coil-containing protein 3 isoform X2, which codes for MEDTENTVPIVAASAKSLLSVTGKQPILPLARKALQEKNNTYENGNLCERGQGSPIEAVTTKSFNEDPVSTPPKPDFAVTEEKSQNSAEEDQSQALTDTNSASFVSLNTLSASEAVFNSATGDHSRPISADTDSLDYESADEAVKTEDQEENGVKLNESLGLDALTNKLSNLYLNSPNVSKKSPAFHSEDTSSVACTTVLSDESISDISFSASLVEVIQHTSQTVKQPEDGHSTVELVVEEISEPEELAEPEKLVEPEKKEEHIVSPVEGKQQVESPIKPEEPAAKQEGQTEFLELDNKVLSAELASEVEPQAELESGAEPQAEEPGKTELETEPELENKAESQAEKQSKVEFPTEESAVTSDELALLVATEDISCAVVPEVIVALSDTDQASENLLEVNELSAIQTETAEIKEEKSQDTKAVEEQLVSETRQETPVAVLEAPQEKVVEEAPATLESLDEPKQQQTGVASAPEKELEEPCTQESGAVEEESAKEETNEELVQLVDPEVAPTAFEHKEPELVEEPQESESLKVPKESDHFEEPDTCKSVEAQKEQEPLLETLNAEKVQAEQLEVVADPEVSNKPEKGVEFSGEVSFEEPNLISLDSTESVPSEALIQDFELAKEQIDCQLDRQDQVVKLELFKQLDQPEKEVSEEKPVVERKIAPATVFIQEKKEVETLKKEPFITSTGSLSELLDLCKQQQRNLEDEVDTQVVEETNELQERIAADADLVCQVLNDSIRNINAEMSDNEAPITPPRRSRSPRKPSPGRNVDFEEDPFKSKARVGISPSRETMNLSAESVLVSSRMSMSKSTDSASMKLMRSMDSGIAGAEMNHSEAGPDIASQDEQFVPATEELFKDPSAFDFLSKFGGNDSSASRLERESLYVKFDPLVGNRDRKVFLSPCIEASPRSEEISDTPTAASKTTAKSDTPLTSRHAVGPLVQIATPVQEPQVVQPTAASKENQQREAEKEALQQMIVLHKKESEELKKLMTSQIEDYEQTIGSLQAKLKQKTEAEEQMSLVMKEYEDTISRILAEKEKAMEKSQEEKQKLTDELAIIQSDLSAAEIAFSDLHRKYERSKSAIEVFKSNENTLKQSNLQFQEQIKQAEKKYMILKTHAEDKLEQAAKENEALVKSSELEISALKAQNAQLKARNNTLVETLGMRERENQELVTICDDLVKKLGPH
- the tacc gene encoding transforming acidic coiled-coil-containing protein 3 isoform X3, which gives rise to MDFLTKLFKTPTKNGNLCERGQGSPIEAVTTKSFNEDPVSTPPKPDFAVTEEKSQNSAEEDQSQALTDTNSASFVSLNTLSASEAVFNSATGDHSRPISADTDSLDYESADEAVKTEDQEENGVKLNESLGLDALTNKLSNLYLNSPNVSKKSPAFHSEDTSSVACTTVLSDESISDISFSASLVEVIQHTSQTVKQPEDGHSTVELVVEEISEPEELAEPEKLVEPEKKEEHIVSPVEGKQQVESPIKPEEPAAKQEGQTEFLELDNKVLSAELASEVEPQAELESGAEPQAEEPGKTELETEPELENKAESQAEKQSKVEFPTEESAVTSDELALLVATEDISCAVVPEVIVALSDTDQASENLLEVNELSAIQTETAEIKEEKSQDTKAVEEQLVSETRQETPVAVLEAPQEKVVEEAPATLESLDEPKQQQTGVASAPEKELEEPCTQESGAVEEESAKEETNEELVQLVDPEVAPTAFEHKEPELVEEPQESESLKVPKESDHFEEPDTCKSVEAQKEQEPLLETLNAEKVQAEQLEVVADPEVSNKPEKGVEFSGEVSFEEPNLISLDSTESVPSEALIQDFELAKEQIDCQLDRQDQVVKLELFKQLDQPEKEVSEEKPVVERKIAPATVFIQEKKEVETLKKEPFITSTGSLSELLDLCKQQQRNLEDEVDTQVVEETNELQERIAADADLVCQVLNDSIRNINAEMSDNEAPITPPRRSRSPRKPSPGRNVDFEEDPFKSKARVGISPSRETMNLSAESVLVSSRMSMSKSTDSASMKLMRSMDSGIAGAEMNHSEAGPDIASQDEQFVPATEELFKDPSAFDFLSKFGGNDSSASRLERESLYVKFDPLVGNRDRKVFLSPCIEASPRSEEISDTPTAASKTTAKSDTPLTSRHAVGPLVQIATPVQEPLQQVVQPTAASKENQQREAEKEALQQMIVLHKKESEELKKLMTSQIEDYEQTIGSLQAKLKQKTEAEEQMSLVMKEYEDTISRILAEKEKAMEKSQEEKQKLTDELAIIQSDLSAAEIAFSDLHRKYERSKSAIEVFKSNENTLKQSNLQFQEQIKQAEKKYMILKTHAEDKLEQAAKENEALVKSSELEISALKAQNAQLKARNNTLVETLGMRERENQELVTICDDLVKKLGPH
- the tacc gene encoding transforming acidic coiled-coil-containing protein 3 isoform X1, coding for MEDTENTVPIVAASAKSLLSVTGKQPILPLARKALQEKNNTYENGNLCERGQGSPIEAVTTKSFNEDPVSTPPKPDFAVTEEKSQNSAEEDQSQALTDTNSASFVSLNTLSASEAVFNSATGDHSRPISADTDSLDYESADEAVKTEDQEENGVKLNESLGLDALTNKLSNLYLNSPNVSKKSPAFHSEDTSSVACTTVLSDESISDISFSASLVEVIQHTSQTVKQPEDGHSTVELVVEEISEPEELAEPEKLVEPEKKEEHIVSPVEGKQQVESPIKPEEPAAKQEGQTEFLELDNKVLSAELASEVEPQAELESGAEPQAEEPGKTELETEPELENKAESQAEKQSKVEFPTEESAVTSDELALLVATEDISCAVVPEVIVALSDTDQASENLLEVNELSAIQTETAEIKEEKSQDTKAVEEQLVSETRQETPVAVLEAPQEKVVEEAPATLESLDEPKQQQTGVASAPEKELEEPCTQESGAVEEESAKEETNEELVQLVDPEVAPTAFEHKEPELVEEPQESESLKVPKESDHFEEPDTCKSVEAQKEQEPLLETLNAEKVQAEQLEVVADPEVSNKPEKGVEFSGEVSFEEPNLISLDSTESVPSEALIQDFELAKEQIDCQLDRQDQVVKLELFKQLDQPEKEVSEEKPVVERKIAPATVFIQEKKEVETLKKEPFITSTGSLSELLDLCKQQQRNLEDEVDTQVVEETNELQERIAADADLVCQVLNDSIRNINAEMSDNEAPITPPRRSRSPRKPSPGRNVDFEEDPFKSKARVGISPSRETMNLSAESVLVSSRMSMSKSTDSASMKLMRSMDSGIAGAEMNHSEAGPDIASQDEQFVPATEELFKDPSAFDFLSKFGGNDSSASRLERESLYVKFDPLVGNRDRKVFLSPCIEASPRSEEISDTPTAASKTTAKSDTPLTSRHAVGPLVQIATPVQEPLQQVVQPTAASKENQQREAEKEALQQMIVLHKKESEELKKLMTSQIEDYEQTIGSLQAKLKQKTEAEEQMSLVMKEYEDTISRILAEKEKAMEKSQEEKQKLTDELAIIQSDLSAAEIAFSDLHRKYERSKSAIEVFKSNENTLKQSNLQFQEQIKQAEKKYMILKTHAEDKLEQAAKENEALVKSSELEISALKAQNAQLKARNNTLVETLGMRERENQELVTICDDLVKKLGPH
- the tacc gene encoding transforming acidic coiled-coil-containing protein 3 isoform X5; this translates as MNGNLCERGQGSPIEAVTTKSFNEDPVSTPPKPDFAVTEEKSQNSAEEDQSQALTDTNSASFVSLNTLSASEAVFNSATGDHSRPISADTDSLDYESADEAVKTEDQEENGVKLNESLGLDALTNKLSNLYLNSPNVSKKSPAFHSEDTSSVACTTVLSDESISDISFSASLVEVIQHTSQTVKQPEDGHSTVELVVEEISEPEELAEPEKLVEPEKKEEHIVSPVEGKQQVESPIKPEEPAAKQEGQTEFLELDNKVLSAELASEVEPQAELESGAEPQAEEPGKTELETEPELENKAESQAEKQSKVEFPTEESAVTSDELALLVATEDISCAVVPEVIVALSDTDQASENLLEVNELSAIQTETAEIKEEKSQDTKAVEEQLVSETRQETPVAVLEAPQEKVVEEAPATLESLDEPKQQQTGVASAPEKELEEPCTQESGAVEEESAKEETNEELVQLVDPEVAPTAFEHKEPELVEEPQESESLKVPKESDHFEEPDTCKSVEAQKEQEPLLETLNAEKVQAEQLEVVADPEVSNKPEKGVEFSGEVSFEEPNLISLDSTESVPSEALIQDFELAKEQIDCQLDRQDQVVKLELFKQLDQPEKEVSEEKPVVERKIAPATVFIQEKKEVETLKKEPFITSTGSLSELLDLCKQQQRNLEDEVDTQVVEETNELQERIAADADLVCQVLNDSIRNINAEMSDNEAPITPPRRSRSPRKPSPGRNVDFEEDPFKSKARVGISPSRETMNLSAESVLVSSRMSMSKSTDSASMKLMRSMDSGIAGAEMNHSEAGPDIASQDEQFVPATEELFKDPSAFDFLSKFGGNDSSASRLERESLYVKFDPLVGNRDRKVFLSPCIEASPRSEEISDTPTAASKTTAKSDTPLTSRHAVGPLVQIATPVQEPLQQVVQPTAASKENQQREAEKEALQQMIVLHKKESEELKKLMTSQIEDYEQTIGSLQAKLKQKTEAEEQMSLVMKEYEDTISRILAEKEKAMEKSQEEKQKLTDELAIIQSDLSAAEIAFSDLHRKYERSKSAIEVFKSNENTLKQSNLQFQEQIKQAEKKYMILKTHAEDKLEQAAKENEALVKSSELEISALKAQNAQLKARNNTLVETLGMRERENQELVTICDDLVKKLGPH
- the tacc gene encoding transforming acidic coiled-coil-containing protein 3 isoform X4, with translation MGNALHRASKDCLNGNLCERGQGSPIEAVTTKSFNEDPVSTPPKPDFAVTEEKSQNSAEEDQSQALTDTNSASFVSLNTLSASEAVFNSATGDHSRPISADTDSLDYESADEAVKTEDQEENGVKLNESLGLDALTNKLSNLYLNSPNVSKKSPAFHSEDTSSVACTTVLSDESISDISFSASLVEVIQHTSQTVKQPEDGHSTVELVVEEISEPEELAEPEKLVEPEKKEEHIVSPVEGKQQVESPIKPEEPAAKQEGQTEFLELDNKVLSAELASEVEPQAELESGAEPQAEEPGKTELETEPELENKAESQAEKQSKVEFPTEESAVTSDELALLVATEDISCAVVPEVIVALSDTDQASENLLEVNELSAIQTETAEIKEEKSQDTKAVEEQLVSETRQETPVAVLEAPQEKVVEEAPATLESLDEPKQQQTGVASAPEKELEEPCTQESGAVEEESAKEETNEELVQLVDPEVAPTAFEHKEPELVEEPQESESLKVPKESDHFEEPDTCKSVEAQKEQEPLLETLNAEKVQAEQLEVVADPEVSNKPEKGVEFSGEVSFEEPNLISLDSTESVPSEALIQDFELAKEQIDCQLDRQDQVVKLELFKQLDQPEKEVSEEKPVVERKIAPATVFIQEKKEVETLKKEPFITSTGSLSELLDLCKQQQRNLEDEVDTQVVEETNELQERIAADADLVCQVLNDSIRNINAEMSDNEAPITPPRRSRSPRKPSPGRNVDFEEDPFKSKARVGISPSRETMNLSAESVLVSSRMSMSKSTDSASMKLMRSMDSGIAGAEMNHSEAGPDIASQDEQFVPATEELFKDPSAFDFLSKFGGNDSSASRLERESLYVKFDPLVGNRDRKVFLSPCIEASPRSEEISDTPTAASKTTAKSDTPLTSRHAVGPLVQIATPVQEPLQQVVQPTAASKENQQREAEKEALQQMIVLHKKESEELKKLMTSQIEDYEQTIGSLQAKLKQKTEAEEQMSLVMKEYEDTISRILAEKEKAMEKSQEEKQKLTDELAIIQSDLSAAEIAFSDLHRKYERSKSAIEVFKSNENTLKQSNLQFQEQIKQAEKKYMILKTHAEDKLEQAAKENEALVKSSELEISALKAQNAQLKARNNTLVETLGMRERENQELVTICDDLVKKLGPH